From a single Candidatus Microthrix subdominans genomic region:
- a CDS encoding ATP-binding cassette domain-containing protein — protein MTAHVGVSYGGVRATDDVSLSVQRGEIVGLIGPNGAGKTSLVDAWCGFVAHDGTVEVNGHDVTGRPPHRRARAGLARTWQTVELIDDLTLAQNCAVAAPHADAAHLAATLERVGLGGRGGRRPGELSLGQRKLGGVARAVVAGAAVVVLDEPAAGLDPTEIEALASVVESLAAEGLGIVLIEHDTALVFRLCSRVVVLVGGRVLTDGTPEEVRADGEVIAAYLGTAR, from the coding sequence ATGACCGCACACGTCGGGGTGAGCTACGGAGGCGTGCGGGCCACCGACGACGTGTCCCTCAGCGTTCAGCGCGGCGAGATCGTCGGGCTGATCGGGCCTAACGGGGCGGGCAAGACCTCGCTGGTCGACGCCTGGTGCGGCTTCGTCGCCCACGACGGAACCGTCGAAGTGAACGGGCACGACGTCACCGGGCGACCGCCCCACCGGCGGGCCCGGGCGGGCCTGGCCCGCACCTGGCAGACCGTCGAGCTGATCGACGACCTCACCCTGGCGCAGAATTGCGCGGTGGCCGCGCCGCACGCCGACGCCGCCCACCTCGCGGCCACCTTGGAGCGGGTCGGGCTGGGCGGACGGGGCGGCCGGCGGCCCGGCGAGCTGTCGCTCGGGCAACGCAAGCTGGGCGGGGTCGCCCGCGCTGTCGTCGCCGGGGCGGCGGTCGTGGTGCTCGACGAGCCCGCCGCAGGACTGGATCCGACCGAAATCGAGGCGCTGGCCTCCGTTGTCGAATCCCTGGCCGCCGAGGGCCTGGGGATCGTGCTGATCGAGCACGACACAGCGCTGGTCTTCCGGCTGTGCTCCCGGGTGGTGGTCCTCGTCGGCGGCCGGGTGCTCACCGACGGAACGCCCGAGGAGGTCCGCGCCGACGGCGAGGTCATCGCCGCCTACCTGGGGACCGCCCGGTGA
- a CDS encoding ATP-binding cassette domain-containing protein: MLPGGGPRRRPGAHRRNARGGPRRRRGHRRLPGDRPVTEEGLVVEGLTAAYGDSTVLSGVSLRVRPGEVVAVLGPNGAGKTTVLSAIAGLVPGADGSVRVDGVELGSAAAGARVAAGMVSVPDDRGLFPSLTVAEHLRLVGSSVDEAAGVFPALAGLAARRAGACSGGEQQQLAVALGIVRRPKVLCIDELSMGLAARVVVELLSGLRALADEGDTAVLVVEQFVDAVLAVADRGVVLGGGRVIRDEPSEQLLADRAALEAAYLGSAPRRR, translated from the coding sequence GTGCTCCCGGGTGGTGGTCCTCGTCGGCGGCCGGGTGCTCACCGACGGAACGCCCGAGGAGGTCCGCGCCGACGGCGAGGTCATCGCCGCCTACCTGGGGACCGCCCGGTGACCGAGGAGGGCCTGGTGGTCGAGGGGCTCACCGCCGCCTACGGCGACAGCACGGTGCTGTCCGGCGTGTCGCTACGGGTGCGACCCGGCGAAGTCGTTGCAGTGCTCGGGCCTAACGGCGCCGGCAAGACGACGGTGTTGTCGGCGATCGCCGGGCTGGTTCCGGGCGCCGACGGGTCGGTGCGAGTCGACGGGGTGGAGCTGGGCTCGGCCGCGGCTGGAGCCCGGGTGGCCGCCGGAATGGTGTCGGTTCCCGATGACCGTGGCCTGTTCCCCAGCCTCACCGTCGCCGAACACCTCCGCCTGGTCGGGTCCTCGGTCGACGAGGCGGCCGGGGTGTTCCCCGCACTCGCGGGGCTGGCCGCCCGGCGCGCCGGGGCATGCTCGGGCGGCGAACAACAGCAGCTGGCGGTGGCCCTGGGGATCGTGCGTCGCCCGAAGGTGCTCTGCATCGACGAGCTGTCGATGGGGCTGGCTGCCCGGGTCGTCGTCGAACTGCTGTCCGGCCTGCGGGCCCTGGCCGACGAGGGCGACACAGCGGTGCTCGTCGTCGAACAGTTTGTCGATGCGGTGTTGGCGGTGGCCGACCGCGGCGTGGTGCTCGGCGGCGGGCGGGTGATCCGGGACGAACCGTCCGAACAGCTGCTCGCCGACCGGGCGGCGCTCGAAGCGGCCTACCTGGGCTCGGCCCCCCGCCGGCGCTGA
- a CDS encoding ATP-binding protein, whose protein sequence is MTAPATPLGSAQLPELEASLLRGLSLARLAVFAWMVVVVIVARNDVANPWVAWGGLGVIGVWSLWEFARVRAPMTQRFAGIVTVIETGLAAALLIADPWVWTSTVGQRYASAWPLMPVLAAAIIWERRGGLVAALTLGAVNAVALAGLAFVGELARLADAGGQSLSIASTVALWLVAGLAAGAVVERLGRAERRVAQAEVREEMARELHDGVLQTLAVVQRRSTDSELSRLARDQELDLRSWLFGDDDLAGPELALGPALRDVARRAERTHRLRVQVVGVGLDEDAGGGTEAAVDPSIIAALAGAAGEAMTNAAKHGNAGAVTLYVELDDDAVFVSVKDDGAGFDVEGAEAGIGMSQSITGRIEAVGGRVGWRSTAPHGAEVSLTVPLTDGRNQRRRGAEPR, encoded by the coding sequence GTGACCGCCCCGGCCACCCCGCTGGGGTCTGCCCAGCTCCCCGAACTCGAGGCGTCCCTGCTGCGCGGGCTGTCCTTGGCCCGCTTGGCGGTGTTCGCCTGGATGGTGGTGGTCGTCATCGTCGCCCGCAACGACGTGGCCAACCCCTGGGTGGCATGGGGTGGGTTGGGGGTCATCGGGGTGTGGTCGCTGTGGGAGTTCGCCCGGGTCCGCGCTCCGATGACCCAACGCTTCGCCGGCATCGTCACCGTGATCGAAACCGGGCTGGCCGCCGCGCTGTTGATCGCCGATCCGTGGGTGTGGACTTCGACGGTCGGGCAGCGCTACGCCTCCGCGTGGCCGCTGATGCCGGTGCTGGCTGCGGCGATCATCTGGGAACGCCGGGGCGGGCTGGTCGCCGCCCTGACGCTGGGGGCGGTCAACGCGGTCGCCCTGGCCGGCCTGGCGTTCGTCGGCGAGCTGGCCAGGCTGGCCGACGCCGGGGGCCAGTCGCTGTCGATCGCGTCGACCGTGGCCCTCTGGCTGGTGGCCGGCCTCGCCGCCGGCGCCGTCGTCGAGCGGCTCGGCCGGGCCGAACGGCGGGTGGCCCAGGCCGAGGTTCGCGAGGAGATGGCGCGCGAACTGCACGACGGGGTGCTGCAAACCCTGGCGGTGGTCCAGCGCCGCAGCACCGACAGCGAACTGTCGCGCCTGGCCCGGGACCAGGAACTCGACCTGCGCTCATGGCTCTTCGGCGACGACGACCTCGCCGGCCCCGAACTCGCCCTCGGCCCGGCGTTGCGGGACGTCGCCCGGCGCGCCGAGCGCACCCACCGGCTGCGGGTGCAGGTGGTGGGGGTCGGTCTCGACGAGGACGCGGGCGGCGGCACTGAGGCCGCGGTCGACCCGTCGATCATCGCCGCACTCGCCGGCGCCGCTGGGGAAGCGATGACCAACGCCGCCAAACACGGCAACGCCGGGGCGGTGACGCTGTACGTCGAACTCGACGACGACGCGGTGTTCGTCTCCGTGAAGGACGACGGGGCGGGCTTCGACGTTGAGGGCGCCGAGGCCGGCATCGGCATGTCGCAGTCGATCACCGGCCGCATCGAGGCGGTGGGCGGGCGGGTCGGGTGGCGCAGCACAGCGCCACACGGCGCCGAGGTGAGCCTGACCGTGCCCCTCACCGACGGCCGGAATCAGCGCCGGCGGGGGGCCGAGCCCAGGTAG
- a CDS encoding pseudouridine-5'-phosphate glycosidase: protein MPRPETSVRLSDEVSSALAEGHPVVALESTIFSRMGLPAPHNQSALAACLDSVRSGGAVPAITAVVDGEARVGLDPDEHGRILEADTKTSRRDLGVAIGARWPVGATTVAASLRLAALAGISVFATGGIGGAHRGWAETGDVSADLGALASEPVVCVSAGAKAFLDLGATLERLDTLGVPVLGWRTDAFPAFYSRDSGHPVPHRVDDLDELAAIVGATWSLGHPGGLLVANPIPAEAEIPFGEIRPHIDEALGSARRLGVTGPGVTPWVLEAIREATFGRSVPANLALAADNAALAARLATVLAESR, encoded by the coding sequence ATGCCACGACCCGAAACGTCTGTCCGCCTCAGCGACGAGGTCAGCTCCGCCCTGGCCGAGGGCCACCCGGTCGTCGCCCTCGAATCGACGATCTTCTCCCGGATGGGCCTGCCCGCCCCCCACAACCAATCCGCGCTCGCCGCCTGCCTCGACTCGGTACGGTCCGGCGGTGCCGTTCCGGCGATCACCGCCGTGGTCGACGGCGAGGCCCGGGTGGGGCTTGACCCCGACGAGCACGGGCGCATCCTCGAGGCGGACACGAAGACCTCGCGCCGGGACCTGGGGGTGGCGATCGGCGCCCGCTGGCCGGTTGGAGCCACCACCGTGGCTGCCTCGCTGCGGCTGGCCGCCCTGGCGGGAATCTCGGTGTTCGCCACCGGCGGGATCGGTGGTGCCCACCGGGGCTGGGCCGAGACGGGCGACGTGTCGGCCGACCTGGGCGCCCTGGCCAGCGAGCCGGTCGTGTGCGTGTCAGCGGGCGCCAAGGCCTTCCTCGACCTCGGCGCCACCTTGGAGCGTCTCGACACGTTGGGCGTGCCGGTCCTCGGTTGGCGCACCGACGCTTTTCCAGCCTTCTACTCCCGCGACTCGGGCCATCCGGTGCCCCACCGGGTGGACGACCTCGACGAACTGGCCGCCATCGTGGGGGCCACATGGTCGCTGGGCCACCCCGGCGGCCTGCTGGTCGCCAACCCGATCCCCGCCGAGGCCGAGATTCCCTTCGGTGAGATTCGGCCCCATATCGACGAGGCGCTCGGCTCGGCCCGCCGGCTGGGCGTGACCGGCCCGGGGGTGACCCCGTGGGTGCTCGAAGCGATCCGAGAGGCCACCTTCGGCCGCTCGGTGCCCGCCAACCTGGCGCTGGCCGCCGACAACGCTGCGTTGGCTGCCCGGCTGGCCACCGTCCTCGCCGAGTCCCGCTGA